In one Zobellia galactanivorans genomic region, the following are encoded:
- a CDS encoding bifunctional metallophosphatase/5'-nucleotidase: MNRRKFIKNTTASSALAGLGGLSLSSCLGNVKKHITILHTNDVHSHIDPFPSDHSEFPNLGGLARRATLVESIRKENPNTLLFDAGDIFQGTPYFNFYGGELEFKLMSMLKYDAATIGNHDFDNSIEGLLAQMPNADFEMVNANYDFKNTIMDGYVKPYKIYTVDGIKIGVYGLGIELKGLVNKSLYKETQYLNPFEIAQDTEHTLKDEENCDLIVCLSHLGYEYKNKQKPHDLALAKALEHTDLIIGGHTHTFLDKPSVVQNKSGRNVLVNQVGCFGINLGRIDFYFEGKENNKASGVSITV, encoded by the coding sequence ATGAACAGACGAAAATTCATTAAAAACACCACGGCCTCAAGTGCACTCGCAGGCCTAGGCGGTCTTTCTTTAAGCTCTTGCCTTGGCAATGTAAAAAAACACATTACCATTTTACACACGAACGACGTTCACAGCCATATAGACCCTTTTCCTTCCGATCATTCTGAATTCCCCAATCTAGGGGGATTGGCAAGACGGGCTACCTTGGTCGAAAGTATCAGAAAGGAAAATCCGAACACCTTACTTTTCGATGCTGGCGATATTTTTCAGGGTACTCCCTATTTCAATTTTTATGGCGGGGAATTGGAGTTCAAACTTATGAGTATGCTCAAATACGATGCCGCCACCATTGGAAACCACGACTTCGATAACAGCATCGAAGGTTTATTGGCCCAAATGCCAAATGCCGATTTTGAAATGGTGAACGCGAATTACGATTTTAAAAACACCATAATGGACGGTTACGTCAAACCTTACAAAATCTATACGGTCGACGGAATAAAAATCGGGGTGTACGGACTAGGGATAGAACTGAAGGGACTGGTCAACAAATCTCTGTACAAAGAAACCCAATATCTCAACCCCTTTGAAATCGCCCAAGACACGGAACACACCTTAAAGGACGAAGAAAACTGTGACCTTATCGTCTGCCTATCACATTTGGGCTACGAATACAAAAACAAGCAAAAGCCGCACGACCTTGCCCTGGCAAAAGCACTTGAACATACCGATTTAATCATTGGCGGCCACACCCACACCTTTTTGGACAAGCCTAGCGTCGTACAGAACAAATCGGGAAGAAATGTACTGGTCAACCAAGTCGGCTGTTTTGGCATTAACCTAGGCAGGATCGATTTTTATTTTGAGGGCAAGGAAAACAACAAGGCCTCGGGTGTATCCATTACCGTTTAA
- a CDS encoding GNAT family N-acetyltransferase, which translates to MLKIERTTHKNEHFTSLVAQLDAYLSHTDGDEHDFYHQYNGIEHLNQVVIAYSDNAAVGCGAIKEFDTDSVEVKRMYVSPKTRGQGVATLLLKELEKWATELGYKSCILETGKRQPEAISLYTKNNYKTTPNYGQYEGMENSVCFKKDLV; encoded by the coding sequence ATGCTAAAAATAGAACGTACCACCCACAAAAACGAACACTTTACAAGCCTAGTCGCCCAATTGGATGCTTATTTGAGCCATACGGATGGCGACGAACATGACTTTTACCATCAATACAATGGCATAGAGCACCTAAACCAAGTCGTTATAGCCTATTCAGACAATGCTGCCGTGGGTTGTGGAGCCATTAAGGAATTCGATACGGATTCGGTGGAAGTCAAACGAATGTACGTTTCGCCCAAAACACGGGGTCAGGGTGTTGCCACATTACTTCTAAAGGAATTGGAAAAATGGGCTACTGAACTGGGGTACAAAAGCTGTATTCTGGAAACGGGCAAACGCCAACCGGAAGCCATCTCCCTTTACACCAAGAACAATTACAAAACCACACCCAATTACGGTCAGTACGAAGGTATGGAAAACAGCGTCTGTTTTAAAAAGGACCTAGTTTAA